Proteins encoded by one window of Cyanobium sp. NS01:
- a CDS encoding alanine--glyoxylate aminotransferase family protein yields the protein MSALPSVNNAHRRALGPIATPDRLLLGPGPSNAHPTVLQALARTPIGHLDPLYVELMGEVQELLRYAWQTDNRLTIPMSGTGSAAMEATLANTLEPGDKVLVAVKGYFGLRLVDMASRYRAEVVTIERPWGEAFTYEEIEAAVKLHRPAVLAMVHAETSTGICQPMDGIGDLCRSHDCLLLLDTVTSLGAVPVYLDDWKVDLAYSCSQKGLSCPPGLGPFTMGPRAEAKMAARQGKVPNWYLDVTLLNRYWGSDRVYHHTAPVNMNFGMREALRLLAEEGLEQAWARHRRNAERLWAGLEDLGLSLHAPEHLRLPTLTTVRIPEGVDGKAFCLHLLNAHGIEVGGGLGALAGKVWRIGLMGFNSQPENVDRLLELFRTELPAFHPGAASDRPAAVAV from the coding sequence TTGTCTGCGCTGCCCTCCGTCAACAACGCCCATCGCCGTGCGCTCGGGCCCATTGCCACGCCCGATCGTCTGTTGCTTGGCCCAGGGCCCTCCAATGCCCACCCCACGGTGCTGCAGGCCCTGGCCCGTACGCCGATCGGCCACCTCGATCCGCTGTACGTGGAGCTGATGGGTGAGGTGCAGGAGCTGCTGCGCTACGCCTGGCAGACCGACAACCGGCTCACCATCCCCATGAGCGGCACGGGCAGCGCCGCCATGGAGGCCACCCTGGCCAACACCCTCGAGCCGGGTGACAAGGTGCTGGTGGCCGTGAAGGGCTACTTCGGCCTGCGGCTGGTGGACATGGCCAGTCGCTACCGCGCCGAGGTGGTGACGATCGAGCGGCCCTGGGGTGAGGCCTTCACCTACGAGGAGATCGAGGCGGCCGTGAAGCTGCACAGGCCGGCGGTGCTGGCCATGGTGCATGCCGAGACCTCCACGGGCATCTGCCAGCCGATGGATGGCATCGGCGACCTCTGCCGTTCCCACGACTGCCTGCTGCTGCTGGACACGGTCACCTCGCTTGGTGCCGTGCCCGTGTACCTCGATGACTGGAAGGTGGATCTGGCCTACAGCTGCAGCCAGAAGGGTCTCAGCTGCCCTCCCGGGCTGGGTCCGTTCACGATGGGGCCCCGGGCTGAAGCCAAGATGGCAGCCCGCCAGGGCAAGGTGCCCAACTGGTATCTCGATGTCACCCTGCTGAACCGCTACTGGGGCAGCGACCGGGTGTATCACCACACCGCTCCGGTGAACATGAACTTCGGCATGCGCGAGGCCCTGCGGCTGCTGGCCGAGGAGGGGCTGGAGCAGGCCTGGGCCCGCCACCGCCGCAACGCCGAGCGGCTCTGGGCCGGCCTGGAAGATCTGGGCCTCTCCCTGCATGCCCCTGAGCACCTGCGTCTGCCCACCCTCACCACGGTGCGCATCCCCGAGGGCGTGGATGGCAAGGCCTTCTGCCTGCACCTGCTCAACGCCCATGGCATCGAGGTCGGTGGTGGTCTCGGTGCCCTGGCCGGCAAGGTGTGGCGGATCGGGCTGATGGGCTTCAACAGTCAGCCGGAAAACGTGGATCG
- a CDS encoding allophycocyanin subunit beta: MRDAITGLIGLYDQLGRYLDRDAIDRINAYFAESALRLRAVELINREAAAIVREASQRLWLDDPELILPGGNAYTSRRLSACLRDMDYFLRYASYALVAADASILNERVLNGLDDTYKSLGVPTGPTVRSIALMGDVVCELLAAEANADPSALAAVVRPPFEHLCRGLGASNVRAR; encoded by the coding sequence ATGCGCGATGCCATCACCGGTCTGATCGGCCTCTACGACCAGCTGGGCCGCTACCTCGACCGGGATGCGATCGATCGCATCAATGCCTACTTCGCCGAATCGGCCCTGCGGCTGCGGGCCGTGGAGCTGATCAACCGCGAGGCCGCCGCCATCGTGCGCGAGGCCTCCCAGCGGCTCTGGCTCGATGACCCCGAGCTGATCCTGCCCGGTGGCAACGCCTACACCTCCCGCCGCCTCTCGGCCTGCCTGCGGGACATGGACTATTTCCTGCGCTACGCCAGCTATGCCCTGGTGGCCGCTGATGCCTCGATCCTCAACGAGCGGGTGCTCAACGGCCTCGACGACACCTACAAGAGCCTCGGGGTGCCTACCGGCCCCACGGTGCGCAGCATTGCGCTGATGGGCGATGTGGTGTGCGAGCTGCTGGCCGCCGAAGCCAACGCTGACCCCTCGGCCCTGGCCGCCGTGGTGCGCCCGCCCTTCGAGCACCTCTGCCGTGGGCTGGGTGCCAGCAACGTGCGCGCCCGCTGA
- the glnA gene encoding type I glutamate--ammonia ligase: protein MAKTAQDVLRQIQDDGIELIDLKFVDLHGKWQHLTVHRDLIDEDAFTSGVAFDGSSIRGWKAINESDMAMVPDPATAWIDPFYSHKTLSLICSIQEPRSGEPYGRCPRALAQKALEYLGSTGIADMAYFGPEPEFFVFDDVRFNSGNGSSFYSVDSIEAPWNSNRQEEGGNLAYKIALKEGYFPVGPNDTMQDMRSEMLLTMASLGVPIEKQHHEVATAQHELGMKFAELIRAADNVMIYKYVVRNVAKKYGKTATFMPKPVFADNGSGMHVHQSLWKGGDPLFFGEGTYANLSQTARWYIGGLLKHAPSFLAFTNPTTNSYKRLVPGFEAPVNLVYSQGNRSAAVRIPLTGPSPRAKRLEFRSGDALSNPYLGFAAMLMAGIDGIKNQIDPGDGTDLDLFELSAEELARISTVPASLNGALEALDADKHYLMEGGVFSADFLSNWIDLKYEEVQQLRQRPHPHEFVMYYDA from the coding sequence ATGGCCAAAACCGCTCAGGACGTCCTGCGTCAGATCCAGGACGACGGCATTGAGTTGATCGACCTCAAGTTCGTTGACCTGCATGGCAAGTGGCAACACCTCACTGTCCACAGGGATCTGATCGACGAGGACGCCTTCACCAGTGGGGTGGCATTCGACGGCTCATCCATCCGCGGCTGGAAGGCCATCAATGAGTCGGACATGGCGATGGTGCCTGACCCGGCCACGGCCTGGATCGACCCCTTCTACAGCCACAAGACCCTCAGCCTGATCTGCTCGATCCAGGAGCCGCGCAGCGGTGAGCCCTACGGGCGCTGCCCGCGCGCCCTGGCCCAGAAGGCGCTCGAGTATCTGGGCTCCACCGGCATCGCCGACATGGCCTACTTCGGGCCCGAGCCGGAGTTTTTCGTGTTCGACGATGTGCGCTTCAACTCCGGCAACGGCAGCAGCTTCTACAGCGTCGATTCGATCGAGGCTCCCTGGAACAGTAACCGTCAGGAGGAAGGGGGCAACCTGGCCTACAAAATCGCCCTGAAAGAGGGTTACTTCCCGGTTGGTCCCAACGACACGATGCAGGACATGCGCAGCGAAATGCTGCTCACCATGGCCAGTCTGGGGGTGCCGATCGAGAAACAGCACCATGAGGTGGCCACGGCGCAGCACGAGCTCGGCATGAAGTTCGCCGAGTTGATCCGTGCCGCAGACAACGTGATGATCTACAAGTACGTGGTGCGCAACGTTGCCAAGAAATACGGCAAGACAGCCACCTTCATGCCCAAACCGGTGTTCGCCGACAACGGCAGCGGCATGCATGTGCACCAGAGCCTCTGGAAGGGAGGCGATCCCCTGTTCTTCGGTGAAGGCACCTACGCCAACCTCTCCCAGACGGCCCGCTGGTACATCGGTGGCCTGCTGAAGCACGCCCCCAGTTTCCTCGCCTTCACCAATCCCACCACCAATAGCTACAAGCGTCTGGTGCCCGGTTTCGAGGCACCGGTGAACCTGGTCTATTCCCAGGGCAACCGCTCAGCAGCCGTGCGGATTCCGCTGACCGGCCCGAGCCCCAGGGCCAAGCGCCTGGAGTTCCGCTCCGGCGATGCCCTCTCCAATCCCTACCTGGGCTTTGCGGCGATGTTGATGGCCGGCATCGACGGTATCAAGAACCAGATCGACCCCGGCGACGGCACCGACCTGGACCTGTTCGAGCTCAGCGCTGAGGAGCTGGCGCGGATCTCCACGGTGCCGGCCTCCCTGAATGGGGCGCTCGAAGCCCTCGATGCCGACAAGCACTACCTGATGGAGGGTGGCGTGTTCAGCGCCGACTTCCTCAGCAACTGGATCGATCTCAAATACGAGGAGGTGCAGCAGCTGCGCCAGCGGCCCCATCCCCACGAGTTCGTGATGTACTACGACGCGTGA
- a CDS encoding FkbM family methyltransferase encodes MGLFDSRDRFLQFCEPFQQLTNSQSLQDLFALYCQGPKPGYFLEFGLANGSRLSNTLLLEIMGWKGLGGEPNPLLRRDAEARRSIPVVAEALYSRSGDTLSFACNGLYGGLDATGERRVMEPRSGFTDTIEVPTITLGDLLDRHNAPKVIDYFSLDVEGAELMVLSHLPLDRYRFRCFTIEHNFSPERKKILRLMQQQGFRRVFKQLSGHDDWYVNTASRFRGWPTRLLRRLDDERGRLHLARIQAGVLHDPEQGIARLYAVIFSKARPHPRGFLELAALLESQGRPLEAAGVLERGHRLHPANARLAGRLSAVRANGETMPRDPAPALAPGSGQGSASHEL; translated from the coding sequence ATGGGACTGTTCGATTCCCGGGATCGATTTCTGCAGTTCTGTGAGCCCTTTCAGCAGCTCACCAATTCCCAGAGCCTGCAGGATCTGTTTGCTCTCTATTGCCAGGGTCCCAAGCCAGGCTATTTCCTCGAATTCGGCCTCGCTAACGGCAGTCGCCTCTCCAACACCCTGCTGCTTGAGATCATGGGCTGGAAGGGTCTGGGAGGAGAGCCCAATCCCCTGTTGCGGCGCGATGCTGAGGCCCGGCGTTCGATTCCGGTGGTGGCTGAGGCCCTCTATTCCCGCAGCGGCGACACGCTGAGCTTTGCCTGCAACGGCCTCTACGGCGGCCTGGACGCCACGGGCGAGCGCCGGGTGATGGAGCCCCGTTCCGGTTTCACCGACACGATCGAGGTTCCCACGATCACCTTGGGAGACCTGCTGGATCGGCACAACGCCCCCAAAGTGATCGACTATTTCTCCCTGGATGTGGAGGGGGCCGAGCTGATGGTGCTCAGCCATCTCCCCCTGGATCGCTATCGCTTCCGTTGCTTCACGATCGAGCACAACTTCTCGCCGGAGCGGAAAAAGATCCTGCGGCTGATGCAGCAACAGGGATTCCGCCGGGTGTTCAAGCAGCTCAGTGGTCACGACGACTGGTACGTGAACACGGCGTCCCGTTTCCGCGGCTGGCCCACGCGGTTGCTGAGGCGCCTCGATGACGAGCGCGGCCGTCTGCACCTGGCCCGCATTCAGGCGGGCGTGCTGCACGATCCGGAGCAGGGGATCGCCAGGCTCTACGCCGTGATCTTCTCGAAGGCCAGGCCCCACCCCCGCGGCTTCCTGGAGTTGGCCGCCCTGCTGGAGTCCCAGGGTCGCCCTCTGGAGGCAGCGGGCGTTCTCGAACGTGGCCACCGGCTTCACCCTGCCAATGCCCGGCTGGCCGGTCGCCTCTCGGCGGTCAGGGCCAACGGGGAAACCATGCCGAGAGATCCCGCCCCTGCCCTGGCCCCCGGCTCAGGCCAGGGCTCAGCCAGCCACGAACTGTGA
- a CDS encoding DUF6439 family protein, with amino-acid sequence MQFRPVDTASTRPSGVSSTTAGAGWPDGAADQARCLHRSLTIGDRDWHALKTQRCRRGAEQLAAALVQLTSCDDPGSRQSTPARQEALALVEHALLWLRAEISDPGCPSHGR; translated from the coding sequence ATGCAGTTTCGTCCAGTGGACACGGCTTCAACACGGCCCTCTGGGGTTTCGTCGACCACTGCAGGCGCTGGCTGGCCCGACGGGGCCGCCGACCAGGCCCGCTGCCTGCATCGCTCGCTCACGATCGGTGACCGCGACTGGCACGCCCTCAAGACTCAGCGCTGCCGCCGCGGCGCCGAACAGCTGGCCGCCGCCCTCGTGCAGCTCACCAGCTGCGATGATCCCGGCAGCCGTCAGAGCACGCCGGCCAGGCAGGAGGCCCTCGCCCTGGTGGAGCACGCCCTGCTCTGGTTGAGGGCCGAGATCAGCGATCCAGGCTGCCCCAGCCACGGGCGCTGA
- a CDS encoding ATP-binding protein has product MALRWSDFITPSTLQLAPLVELLLEPVRCLQLQAELQLGLQEALVNAVRHGNGCDPAKCLRIRRIETPRWVVWQVQDEGPGVPESARCCQLPLALDSCDGRGLFLIHHCFDDVRWSPRGNRLQLAVRRERLRPALSARGWGSLDR; this is encoded by the coding sequence ATGGCGCTTCGCTGGTCTGATTTCATCACTCCCTCCACACTGCAGCTGGCGCCTCTGGTGGAGTTGCTGCTGGAACCTGTGCGCTGCCTCCAGCTGCAGGCCGAGCTGCAGCTGGGGCTGCAGGAGGCTCTGGTGAATGCCGTGCGCCATGGCAATGGCTGTGATCCGGCCAAGTGTCTGCGCATTCGCCGGATCGAGACACCCCGCTGGGTGGTGTGGCAGGTGCAGGACGAGGGCCCTGGGGTGCCTGAATCGGCGCGCTGCTGCCAGCTGCCCCTGGCCCTGGACTCCTGCGATGGCCGGGGCCTGTTCCTGATTCACCACTGTTTTGACGACGTGCGCTGGAGTCCGCGCGGCAACCGCTTGCAGCTGGCCGTGAGGCGCGAGCGGCTGCGGCCGGCGCTCAGCGCCCGTGGCTGGGGCAGCCTGGATCGCTGA
- a CDS encoding GUN4 domain-containing protein produces MLSGAPVSANVSPEDLLQRFQAATARQRRALLGPVQQRVAELRPLLADHLAGLDATGDDWAAGALIQLLLETPSAEAQAFLDLHPQGWLATSSAAGIDYAPLQLQLARMAFEEADRLTSAILRELAGAAAVTRGYVYYSEVPAMPAPDLEALDRLWVCYSRGRFGFSVQGRLLQACQGRWEQLWPRLGWKQDGRWTRYPGSFAWTIDAPEGHMPLVNQLRGVRLMDALLNQPALQQRINR; encoded by the coding sequence ATGCTCTCCGGCGCACCGGTTTCCGCCAACGTCAGCCCTGAGGATCTGCTCCAGCGCTTCCAGGCGGCCACGGCCCGGCAGCGCCGCGCCCTGCTGGGCCCCGTCCAGCAGCGGGTCGCAGAACTGCGGCCGCTGCTGGCCGATCACCTGGCCGGCCTGGATGCCACAGGCGACGACTGGGCTGCCGGCGCCCTGATTCAGTTGCTGCTGGAGACCCCCAGCGCCGAGGCCCAGGCCTTTCTGGACCTCCATCCCCAGGGCTGGCTGGCCACGTCCAGTGCCGCAGGCATCGACTACGCCCCCTTGCAGCTGCAGCTGGCCCGGATGGCCTTTGAGGAGGCCGATCGCCTCACCAGTGCCATCCTGCGGGAGCTGGCCGGCGCCGCCGCGGTGACCCGTGGCTACGTCTATTACAGCGAGGTGCCTGCCATGCCGGCTCCAGATCTCGAAGCGCTCGATCGTCTCTGGGTCTGCTATTCGCGCGGGCGCTTCGGTTTCTCGGTGCAGGGCCGACTGCTGCAGGCTTGCCAGGGGCGGTGGGAGCAGCTCTGGCCCCGTCTGGGCTGGAAGCAGGACGGGCGCTGGACCCGCTATCCAGGCTCCTTCGCCTGGACCATCGACGCTCCTGAGGGCCACATGCCCCTGGTGAACCAGTTGCGAGGGGTGCGCCTGATGGATGCGCTGCTGAACCAGCCGGCCCTGCAACAACGCATCAACCGATGA
- the psb28 gene encoding photosystem II reaction center protein Psb28 — protein MGAAIQFFRGVDEPVVPDIRLTRSRDGRTGQAMFVFEEPQALAPETMGDITGMFLVDEEGEMVTREVKARFVNGKASALEATYTWKTTADFERFMRFAQRYADSHELGFSSGGGAEPAADQGEAASDAPSED, from the coding sequence ATGGGTGCAGCCATTCAGTTCTTCCGTGGTGTGGATGAACCGGTCGTGCCCGACATTCGGCTGACGCGCTCCCGGGACGGGCGCACCGGCCAGGCGATGTTCGTGTTCGAGGAGCCCCAGGCCCTGGCCCCGGAAACCATGGGAGACATCACCGGCATGTTCCTGGTGGATGAGGAGGGGGAGATGGTGACCCGGGAGGTCAAGGCGCGCTTCGTGAACGGCAAGGCCAGCGCCCTCGAGGCCACCTACACCTGGAAGACCACCGCCGATTTCGAGCGGTTCATGCGCTTTGCCCAGCGCTATGCGGACAGCCACGAGCTGGGCTTCTCGAGCGGGGGCGGCGCTGAGCCCGCCGCTGACCAGGGCGAAGCCGCCAGCGACGCCCCCAGCGAGGACTGA
- a CDS encoding AI-2E family transporter, translating to MRFGQWLGLLALVAALTLLWTLRQSLLTLFAAVVVAMALCTLIGWMRQRLGCGRPLAVVLSLGLVSVVLAVLATAVIPPFVEQFGELVSKLPAAATTLLNLTRDLISRASQMLYGRSDGGLDWLREGLFSGGEPSNLRGGALQLLGLAGGLGTGLLQLLFVVAVALMITLQPLAYREIAVLLVPSFYRRRFRKVLVSCGDALSGWMVGVLISSLCVGVLAAIGLSLLGVKLVAANAVLAGLLNIIPNIGPTLSTVFPMSVALLDSPIKALAVLLLYVAVQNLESYLITPSVMQHQLNLLPGLTLTAQLLFTVVFGPLGLLLALPLAVCLQVVVKEVLIHDVLDRWKRPPLAS from the coding sequence TTGCGGTTCGGCCAATGGCTCGGCCTGCTGGCCCTGGTGGCAGCCCTGACCCTGCTCTGGACCCTGCGCCAGAGCCTGCTCACCCTGTTCGCGGCCGTGGTGGTGGCCATGGCCCTCTGCACCCTGATCGGCTGGATGCGGCAGCGGCTGGGATGCGGCCGTCCCCTCGCCGTGGTGCTCAGCCTCGGCCTGGTGTCGGTGGTGCTGGCGGTGCTGGCCACGGCCGTGATCCCGCCCTTCGTCGAGCAGTTCGGGGAACTGGTGTCAAAGCTGCCCGCAGCGGCCACCACCCTGCTGAATCTCACCCGCGACCTGATCTCCCGGGCCAGCCAGATGCTCTACGGCCGCAGTGATGGCGGCCTGGACTGGTTGCGCGAGGGTCTGTTCAGCGGCGGTGAACCCAGCAACCTCAGGGGTGGAGCCCTGCAGCTGCTGGGCCTGGCCGGCGGCCTGGGCACGGGCCTGCTGCAGCTGCTGTTCGTGGTGGCTGTGGCCCTGATGATCACCCTGCAGCCCCTGGCCTATCGGGAGATCGCCGTGCTGCTGGTGCCCTCCTTCTACAGGCGGCGGTTTCGCAAGGTGCTGGTGAGCTGCGGCGATGCCCTCAGCGGCTGGATGGTGGGCGTGCTGATCAGCTCCCTGTGCGTGGGGGTGCTGGCGGCGATCGGCCTGAGCCTGCTGGGGGTGAAGCTGGTGGCCGCCAATGCGGTGCTGGCGGGGCTGCTGAACATCATTCCCAACATCGGCCCCACGCTCAGCACCGTGTTCCCGATGTCGGTGGCGCTGCTGGACAGCCCCATCAAGGCCCTGGCCGTGCTGCTGCTCTATGTGGCGGTGCAGAACCTGGAGAGCTATCTGATCACCCCTTCGGTGATGCAGCACCAGCTCAATCTGCTGCCCGGCCTCACCCTCACGGCCCAGCTGCTGTTCACCGTGGTGTTCGGCCCGCTCGGGCTGCTGCTGGCCCTGCCCCTGGCGGTGTGCCTCCAGGTGGTGGTGAAGGAGGTGCTGATCCACGATGTGCTCGACCGCTGGAAGCGGCCGCCCCTGGCCAGCTGA
- a CDS encoding AI-2E family transporter — translation MDGRTVLGVLVLVLLAMLTWALRWVLLVLFGAVVLAVSLDVPTTLLMRRLRLQRTQALALVIAILLVLGAWLTQQLLPELLGQISQLGQLIPEVGARLAELIARVTWLPRLDQTLERLNSWEGLQPLGAQLLGVAGGAANSTVQLLLMVLLAILLALDPRHHRQLVVAITPAKWRPQMVQLLEECREALGGWLAGMTLSAVTVFLLTWAGLSLLQVPLALLSSLVCGLLTFVPTIGPTAATLLPLAVALLVSPTKVLQVLVLRLVLQNGEAFLLTPILLSRTVNLLPTVALMAQLSLGTLLGLPGVLLALPLVVVLQVIFSTVVVQRVMDRWTS, via the coding sequence CTGGATGGACGCACTGTGCTGGGCGTGCTGGTGCTGGTGCTGCTGGCCATGCTCACCTGGGCCCTGCGCTGGGTGTTGCTGGTGCTGTTCGGCGCCGTGGTGCTGGCGGTGTCGCTGGATGTGCCCACCACACTGCTGATGCGGCGGCTGCGCCTGCAGCGCACCCAGGCCCTGGCCCTGGTGATCGCCATCCTGCTGGTGCTTGGCGCCTGGCTCACCCAGCAGCTGCTGCCGGAGCTGCTGGGCCAGATCAGCCAGCTGGGCCAACTGATCCCGGAGGTGGGGGCTCGGCTGGCCGAGCTGATCGCCCGGGTGACCTGGCTGCCCAGGCTCGACCAGACCCTGGAGCGGCTCAACAGCTGGGAGGGCCTGCAGCCATTGGGCGCCCAGCTGCTCGGCGTGGCAGGGGGAGCCGCCAACAGCACGGTGCAGCTGCTGCTGATGGTGCTGCTGGCGATTCTGCTGGCCCTCGACCCCCGGCACCACCGACAGCTGGTGGTGGCGATCACTCCGGCCAAGTGGCGCCCGCAGATGGTGCAGCTGCTCGAGGAGTGCCGCGAGGCCCTGGGGGGCTGGCTGGCGGGCATGACCCTCTCGGCGGTGACGGTGTTTCTGCTCACCTGGGCCGGCCTGAGCCTGCTGCAGGTGCCCCTGGCCCTGCTCAGCTCCCTGGTGTGCGGCCTGCTCACCTTCGTGCCCACGATCGGCCCCACCGCCGCCACCCTGCTGCCACTGGCCGTGGCGCTGCTGGTGTCGCCCACCAAGGTGCTGCAGGTGCTGGTGCTGCGCCTGGTGCTGCAGAACGGCGAGGCCTTCCTGCTCACCCCGATCCTGCTCAGCCGCACGGTGAATCTGCTGCCCACCGTGGCCCTGATGGCCCAGCTCAGCCTGGGCACCCTGCTGGGCCTGCCGGGGGTGCTGCTGGCCCTGCCGCTGGTGGTGGTGCTCCAGGTGATCTTCAGCACCGTGGTGGTGCAGCGGGTGATGGACCGCTGGACCAGCTGA
- the secF gene encoding protein translocase subunit SecF, with protein sequence MTLLSSLLGVRVNRRRRQFWAISAVALALSLLGLGLSWRAPSIGAPLRLGLDFTGGTQIQIARLCGERCAELGSDAVEVRLEGLTLPVEDDGARPPSLGGSSVQLLDGGEQVLLRLPSLSAAQGQAVVDGLQSLLGPTDPAGLAVETIGPTLGARLLRASLISLAVSFVGISAYITFRYDRLFALLALLCLGHDVLITCGVFAWLGLLAGVEVNSLFAVALLTIAGYSVNDTVVIFDRIREKRGQLKELPLADQADAAVSATLTRSIYTTFTTLLPLVALILFGGSTLFWFAVALSVGVLVGAWSSVAVAPTLLPVLAKS encoded by the coding sequence ATGACTCTTCTGAGCAGCCTGCTGGGTGTGCGGGTCAACCGCCGCCGCCGCCAGTTCTGGGCCATCTCCGCCGTGGCCCTGGCGCTGAGCCTGCTCGGTCTCGGACTCTCCTGGAGGGCGCCCAGCATCGGCGCGCCCTTGCGCCTCGGCCTGGATTTCACCGGCGGCACCCAGATCCAGATTGCCCGACTCTGTGGAGAGCGCTGCGCTGAGCTCGGCAGCGACGCGGTGGAAGTGCGGCTGGAAGGCCTCACCCTGCCCGTTGAAGACGACGGGGCTCGGCCCCCCAGCCTGGGGGGCTCCTCTGTGCAGCTTCTCGATGGCGGAGAGCAGGTGCTGCTGCGCCTGCCCAGCCTCAGTGCCGCCCAGGGCCAGGCCGTGGTGGATGGTCTGCAGTCCCTGCTGGGCCCCACCGATCCAGCCGGTCTCGCCGTGGAGACGATCGGCCCCACCCTCGGCGCCCGACTGCTGCGGGCCAGCCTGATCTCCCTGGCCGTGAGCTTCGTGGGCATCTCCGCCTACATCACCTTCCGCTACGACCGCCTGTTTGCCCTGCTGGCCCTGCTCTGTCTGGGCCATGACGTGCTGATCACCTGCGGGGTGTTCGCCTGGCTGGGGCTGCTGGCCGGGGTGGAGGTGAACAGCCTGTTTGCGGTGGCCCTGCTCACCATTGCCGGCTATTCGGTGAACGACACCGTGGTGATCTTCGATCGCATCCGCGAAAAACGGGGTCAGCTCAAGGAGTTGCCCCTGGCCGATCAGGCCGATGCCGCCGTGTCCGCCACCCTCACCCGCTCCATTTACACCACCTTCACCACCCTGTTGCCGTTGGTGGCCCTGATTCTCTTCGGTGGCAGCACCCTGTTCTGGTTCGCCGTGGCCCTCAGCGTGGGCGTGCTGGTGGGCGCCTGGTCGAGCGTGGCGGTGGCGCCGACCCTGCTCCCCGTGCTGGCGAAGTCCTGA
- the secD gene encoding protein translocase subunit SecD, producing MARQQGWFALILALAIAASALLVTFPLQLGLDLRGGSQLTLQVMPAGAITSVDQEQLEAVKEVLERRINGLGVAESTLQTVGNDQLVLQLPGEQDPSRAAKVLGSTALLEFRAQRAGTEQEMQGLLSLKRQAEAVLNLERQRRSALNNPAAAGADNEAAQPPADFPEDQLAQALRQLDIAVPAGASEIDQLELLLDAVNTQIVALYEPAAFTGKELVTAGRQQQQSGSGWEVTLSFTQTGGEQFANLTRNIAGTGRLLGIVLDGRSISEASVGPEFQAAGIAGGAASITGNFTAEEARDLEVQLRGGSLPLPIRVVEVRTVGPSLGADNIRSSLVAALLGLALVAVFMVLVYRLAGVVAVLALSLYALFNLALYALIPVTLTLPGIAGFILSLGMAVDANVLIFERIKDELRSGSTLIRSIETGFSLAFSSILDGQLTTLISCVALFALGTGFVKGFAVTLGIGVLLSLFSAFTCTRTLLRLLMSYPALRRPSYFLPRIQLPAATS from the coding sequence ATGGCACGACAACAGGGGTGGTTCGCCCTGATCCTGGCCCTGGCGATCGCCGCCTCGGCCCTGCTCGTCACCTTCCCGCTGCAGCTGGGCCTCGACCTGCGCGGCGGTAGCCAGCTGACCCTGCAGGTGATGCCCGCCGGCGCGATCACGTCGGTGGATCAGGAACAGCTCGAAGCGGTGAAGGAGGTGCTGGAGCGCCGCATCAACGGCCTCGGCGTGGCCGAGTCCACCCTGCAGACCGTGGGCAACGACCAGCTGGTGCTGCAACTTCCCGGTGAGCAGGACCCCAGCCGGGCCGCCAAGGTGCTGGGCTCCACTGCCCTGCTGGAATTCCGCGCCCAGCGGGCCGGCACCGAACAGGAGATGCAGGGGCTGCTGAGCCTCAAGCGCCAGGCCGAGGCCGTGCTGAACCTTGAGCGCCAGCGTCGCAGCGCCCTCAACAACCCCGCTGCGGCCGGCGCTGATAACGAGGCCGCCCAGCCCCCCGCCGATTTTCCTGAAGACCAGCTGGCCCAGGCCCTGCGACAGCTCGACATCGCCGTGCCCGCTGGCGCCAGCGAGATCGACCAGTTGGAGCTGCTGCTCGACGCGGTGAACACCCAGATCGTGGCGCTCTACGAGCCCGCCGCCTTCACGGGCAAGGAGCTGGTCACGGCCGGACGCCAGCAGCAGCAGAGCGGCAGTGGCTGGGAGGTGACGCTCAGCTTCACCCAGACCGGTGGTGAACAGTTCGCCAACCTGACCCGCAACATCGCCGGCACGGGGCGCCTGCTCGGCATCGTGCTGGATGGCCGTTCGATCAGTGAGGCCAGCGTGGGGCCCGAGTTCCAGGCCGCCGGCATCGCCGGCGGGGCCGCCAGCATCACCGGCAACTTCACGGCCGAAGAGGCGCGGGATCTCGAGGTGCAGCTGCGCGGCGGCTCGCTGCCCCTGCCGATTCGGGTCGTGGAGGTGCGTACCGTCGGTCCCTCGCTCGGCGCCGACAACATCCGCTCCAGCCTGGTGGCCGCCCTGCTGGGCCTGGCACTGGTGGCGGTGTTCATGGTGCTGGTGTACCGGTTGGCCGGAGTGGTGGCCGTGCTGGCCCTGAGCCTCTACGCCCTGTTCAACCTGGCGCTCTATGCCCTGATCCCCGTGACGCTGACCCTGCCGGGCATCGCCGGCTTCATCCTCTCCCTCGGGATGGCGGTGGACGCCAACGTGCTGATCTTTGAGCGGATCAAGGACGAGCTGCGCTCGGGCAGCACCTTGATCCGCTCGATCGAAACCGGCTTCAGCCTCGCCTTTTCCTCGATCCTGGATGGCCAGCTCACCACCCTGATCAGCTGCGTGGCCCTGTTTGCCCTGGGCACGGGCTTCGTCAAGGGCTTCGCCGTGACCCTGGGCATCGGCGTGCTGCTCAGCCTGTTCAGTGCCTTCACCTGCACCCGTACGCTGCTGCGGCTGCTGATGAGCTATCCGGCCCTGCGCCGGCCCAGCTACTTCCTGCCGCGGATCCAGCTGCCCGCGGCCACCTCCTGA